ATCCAGGCTCTTTGAGTTTCCCTCAGTGCTTTCTGACCGCTTTCGTCCAGCCGGTTCATACGATCCCGATATACAGAATTCAGCAATGCATCCGCGTCAGGAACCATCAGATCAAGAACACCATTTCCCGAGGGAAACCACTCAACGTCCGCCAATGCCTGTTCGCTCTCATTGTTCCAATTGTAGAGGCCGTTTTCTTCGATCTTCAGTGTGGCGGATCGCTGATGGTGATTCGTCGGATCGCTCTCGCTGACCTCCGAGCGATAAACAATTTCCAAATAGATAGGGTCGGTTGTGCGCTGAGGATCATTCAATAGCGTTTGCCGAACAATGGCCCGTTGCTTATTGCTCTCAGTGATCTCTATCGAAAAGCACGGATCCGGCCCAGGACGTTCTGCGGACGCCTTCCTCTCCAGGCATTGATTACGAACCGCCATTGAAGGGGTATCCGAACCGCCACCCACATCAACGACTCTGACAAGCAACCGGACTTCCGGGTCCTTGGAAAAGTCGGCCTGAAGGATGGTGGCAATCATCGTGCCCTCAGCCATGACCACAGGCGACAGTATTGAAAGTAAAAAAATGAGGCTGAATCTGAAAATCTGCATTCCTTGGCGTCCGTAAAAAAAATCAGTGATCCGTTCAATTCTGAACGGGCCTGCGACAGAAGATAGAGGCAGAACCGACAAACGGGCCAGATCTATTTAAGTTTTGAACCAAACTCAAAGCGGTCGAGCGCAATAAATAAATCCGTTTCCTTTGATTATTATCAAATTCAGCTGAAAACAAATCCTTCCTCTACCTTAGAGCCTCACTCAACAAACTCAATAGTTTCAACCATCTTAATGACCGCCTTCAACGCAGAGCCATTTAGATCATTCAAGTAGGCCACATTTCCACCTCCACAAAGTGCAGCAGATCCATGGGGTATGCAGAATCCAAACCCACGCGTTCGGTCCTCCTCTTCACCATTTGTAACGTCCTGAGATATCGCTGGACCTTCCCAGTTCTTCCCTTTTAATACATAAAAAATATTATGCATGGACGTGTCAGCCTCAACATCTGGATCCAAACTCATGACCCATCCTTTGTCAGTCATTTTCCCACCCGAAAAGTTAGCAAAAGTTTGGGCATCGGCGGGATCCACACATCGAAACTTCAAATCGACTTCTATCGGCCGCCTAGAATCAGGCTTAATAACTTTCGAATAAAATAAGAGCGCAGGCACTTCTTCCTTATCCACCTCATAATCACCTCCGTACAAATTATTCATTTTAAATTTGCACACATTGAGATCTGCAAATATGACCGACGACTTCACATTCGCTTCATTAGCGAACGAAACCGACGAAATTGAAAGAACCAAAACAATCAACCAAACCTTCATCACTGCCTCCTCCCCTTAAACGGATCTGGGAGCTCACTACTCCTGTTGTTGACACTTGTTGCAAAGCTTCATCAGCACCGTAGCTGTATTTATATTTACGACTGCTATCAAAGAGGCCAGATGCAGCTAAGCTTGTTTTGAACTCAACAGGCTCAATTAAAAAATATTTTCTTCTGTCAGAATATCTGGCTTTGAACTTACGTTCAAAACCAGTTCTCCGTAGCAAATACCATCTTCAAGTTTTACGCTCAATTTAAAACCTGGGATATCTGGGATTGAAACTCCACATATATTTGAAGGCTGTGACTGAGCCACCGAAAAAACCGACATTAAAAATAATCCAAAAGCAAAAATAGGGATAGACCACGATTCACTGTCCAACACTAAAACATAGTCTGCCCCTGTATCACTCATTACCTATCCACCTTCATATTCAACATGATAAGTTTTTGAGCCTTTAAGTAACGACAGCATACGCTTTCTGGTAGTTTTAACATCTTCTTCGTCGCCACAGGCATCTATCATAAAAACATGATCAGTGCCAGCCTCCAATACGGCAGTAAAGCAGTATGAGTTAGAATAATATATTCCTTCCCAGCCGAACCAATTAACCCCAGAAACACGACTAGCCTTTGACAGCGGCTGCATTCCCGTACCAATCTTCAATCCGTCGGCCTCCTGTACAAAGCCGCTAGCTACCGCGTCTGGAAAACTCATCGCTACGCAGTTCATCTGTACATTTTCTGTTCTACCATCTTTATATTTGTACTTAACAAATGAAATATCATCATCAGTCTTGAAAAACAAAACACCAGGAGATTCATTTACCTCCATGACACAACCTTTACTTTGCACAACTACGCTATCACTAGCGTGCACAAACAAAAATGAACTTAACAGATACAAAAAAATAAATTTATTCATTTTTCTGCCTTTTTACAAATCAACAAAGTGGACAGATTTATTTGGGTTCAACGATAAAACCATCAGATAAATAAATCCGTCCCCTTTACCAGTCCCCGCCGAAGAATCCCTCGACACTGCAACGCTCGACAGAGAAGCCGCCGACCGCGCCTTCGCCCATTACTTCCCACCTACCCATGACAAACCGTCCAAACGCCGCAAAGGCAGACTCTTCACCATCTCCACCGGCATTGACCCGGAAGCCCTCCTGGCCAACGCCTCCGAAGACATGCTGTCCATCAGCGCCATCGCTGCCAAATTAGCCGACGATGTCGAAGGCTCAAACCGCTCGGTGGCATTGGCACTGAGTCGAATTGCCGATGGTGCGCAGCTCATGGTGGAACGTGCGTTGGATCATCTGGAAGAGTTGATAGCGGCGAGGCAGGAAGCGATAACGTAAACGGAACGAGGGGGACGGATTAAGTTGACAGCCCGTCCCCTACCCCCCCTGTATCTACTAATTTTTGCTCGGTGTCATAGCCTCAAATGAAGATCTAATATCAGATAACTTAGGATCACTTTTGAGGTTTGACCTAGGCACACATGCAGAAAACTTGACCGTTGCACCTTTCACGCCTTTCAACCCATAGAAACAGTCGAACCACAGCCCCTTTTTTCTCACCGAGTACTTACTTTCAGCTGCAGCTCTGTCTTTTTCAGAGTCCCAAAGCATAAAAGGGGATATTAATACTCTGACTGCGGCGGAGCCCGACGCTGACGAATGAGCAAGATCCACCTCTCCCGTTTCTGACCCTTGTTGCAAAGCGTCATCAGCAGCATAGCTGTATTTATATTTACCATTGCTATCAAAGCGGCCAGATGCAGCCAGGCTTTTCTCAAACTCCACAGGCTCAATTAAAAAAATATTCTCCTCTGTCAAAATATCTGGCCTTAAGCTTACGTTCGAGACCAGTTCTCCGTAGCAAATACCATCTTCAAGTTTTACATTCAATTTAAAGCTTGGGATATCTGGAATTGAAACTCCACACATAACCAGCGGATGTGACTGAGCCACCGACAAAACTGCGACTAAAGACAATCCCATGAGAGGAATTAATAATTTTTTCATTACAAAGACCTTTTATTAAAAGCACTCGACGGCGAAGACGCTAACTCAGAGCACAATAAATCTGGTCCCTTTTTTGTTTCAGCAAACTCCCGCCTTATTCAGACTCCCCTTCATACTTTTGAGAGCTAGGATTGAAGTGCCAAATATGAGGTGTCATCAGAGGCTCACCACCTTTTCGCTGGATACTCCCGTTTGAGTTTCGTTTATAAGAATAAATTTTTATGTCTTTAAATACGTTTTTTTGCTCACTTTCCGGCTCCAGGACTTCAACTTTGGCAAAGTACGAAGCACCGAGTGGTTTAAGATAGCCATGACATTGAAGCAGGAAGCTAAACACTCGATCACCACTTGAACCAACGCCTGTTGACGCTTCAAAAATAAAATCGTCATTACCGTCATTATTCAAGTCACCGGCATATACAATACTGCCGTGATCAACTAAAAAGTCTTTTCCATCCTGCATTGACAATACTTTTGTCTTACTATTACCAAGATTCCAATCAGAAATAAAACTTTTCGAGTCTTGTTCTGGATTACAGATATCTCCCACAGAAGACCATGCAATTCCGGGTAGCAAACCAATCAACAGCAAAAAATATTTCATAAGTTACACATCCATAATGAAGGAGTTTCTGCCCGGCCGGACCGCACCTTGCGGAAGATTAGTACCATACTGAATCGCATTAGTGATGGAGTCGTTCAGAGCAGCAAGCCGTCTCTGGATCTCATTGGTTAACAACGTCTCATGCGTGTCCCCCCAGCTAGCAACTGGCAATGCCCAATTTACTTGAGAGTTTGAGTCAATTACAAATTGAATTGCCGGAACAACGAGCGACGCGTTAGTAACAACGAAAGCGGGACGATACACGTGCCAACGGAGCAAAATAGCCACAGATTTTTCTGAAGTAAAAACCGCTCCGAGAGTGCTGACCACCTCATGTCCGGAAACTCTAAATTTGACCTCTCTATCCAATATCTTACTCAACCGAAGTTTTGTCAGCTTCCACATAGCTTTACGGTAGGCCCCGATGGTTCGACCCGCCATACTAAATCTATAATGCCAGTGCCATGTTTTCATATAATTCGCACCCTCCTTTGTAGTCGGCAACGCCTCAAAGTCAGTTTCAGTGCTAAGCTTAATCCACGTATTATATGTACGTACTCCAGGGAAATATAGTCCGGCCTCTCCCCACTGGAGAACGGTATCTAACCCAAACTTTCCGAAAGCCTTGTTAAAAACTTCAGGATTCAAATTTTTAACATATGCGATAAGTCCAGGCAATTCTCCAGGCGCATACGCTGAATTTGTCGTCGAAAATACCCCCATCGTCCAGTGACATGGTCCGGCAGACATAAGCGCATTATCCCAAGCGTTCAATACATCAAATCGCCCATAGCATTCAGCCTCAGCCACCACACGCATAGTTCGATATGTCGATATCTTGGCGCTATTCGCCTCAGCAGCGTTATAGGCAGAGTCATAAAGATTCAAGATTGACATTTCCGCCTCTGGCGACCAACTATGCTTCTTTGCCGTATTAGGTCCACCGAAACCGCCAGGCTCATAATACCCAAGAGTTTGATACTCTAGCCTACTATGTGTATCAGGATAGTCATAATAGCTAGTAAAATCCCTAAAAAACACTCGCGGGGCATTACTAGCAAGACTATTATGCGCCCACAAATTGCATCCGTTGCTGGCTAGATCAGTTCGAACTCCGGCTGCAGTATTATTCCATGCCTCAACGACTACTGGACATCTGTAGTCATGGCTCAACCAATATTCAATTGCAGCTCGAGTAAGCTCGTTTACTACACCGCTTATTGGGCCGGCATAAATCGAAGAGTTAGCGACAGACTGAAGACTATCAACATAATAACTAACAGGGCCGACTGTCTCACCGGTTACTGTCGCAGACTTTCCAGCCTTTGCCACTATAGATGCAGAGCTATCGAAATACACATCCATGTTATTAACTTTTACTGGAGAACCTGCAGAGTCCAATAGCAGTTGCCCTTTTTTTTCTTCTCTAACTTTAGCAACTTGCGCCATGGACGCATATATTTGAAATTCTCTGACTGCCCACTCAGTATGACTACCAAACCCTCCATCAGGTGTCCCCACAATGGAGAACCCCAAAGTAATTAAGTCTTCCTGGAGTTTTCTTACATGCTCTGAAACACCAAGAGCTGCGCTAGTACCGAGAAATGCAGCTGCTGTTTCTGCAGTGACTACAGATAACACTGGATTATCATTTCCAGCCCAACGAGGGGGCTTGTTTTGCTCAGGTTTTCCATCATGATCACCTCGACGGAGATCAAAATTACCGTAAATCATTGCTCATTCCCTTATGCAATATGCTGTTCTTCGAGACGCTTAATATCGCTGGAAGAAAGATAATCTTTGTCTGCCAACTCACAAGAACGGTGGAAACAACGGGTGGCATGCTTCGTTTTCGGGCCATTTTCACCGTCGATTTTCCCATCATAGAACCCAAGATTTTTAAGGCGGGACTGAAGCCCTTTCACGTCTGAGGCTTCCGACTGCGCTTTCAAGTCCAACTCCCATACCCATGGCTGCGCTTCCGCGCCAAATGGATAGAAGGTAAGTTTGCCTTTCTTCGCATCAGGTGGAACTGGCTGGTCGACAAACCCTTCAGCGGAAGTTGTGCCTTTATAGGTCACGCCGTCCACTTCCAGCATATAGGGCTGTCCAGCTATCCCCTTTTTGTCATAGGGACGCTTCATCTGAATACGGAAGCTCTTTTTCTCGGATGCTGGCGGAGGAGATGCCGGCGCATTCAACAACGCCTGATCCATCAAACTCCCCGCCTTATCCTTATCCGCCGCCCCCGGCAGCACCGGCGGTTTAATCCCGATGCCAGTACCCGATCCCGCAGAACCGCCAGCATTGATTTTGATCACCGGCCCAACCACCGTGACCCCACCGCCATCCAGCTTGATAAAGCTCCCACCCCCAAGAATGGTCAGCTCTGTCCCCGCCTCAATAACAATCTTGTCCCCAGCCTTAAGGTGAATCTCTTTCCCCACGCTGGTGAGCTGCGCAGTCCCCAACTTCACATGCTGGTTCTGCCCAATCGTCAGGTGATCATCCAGCTTCGCTTCAATCTTGCGGTCGGCAATCGTGGTGCGATGTTCCTCGGCCTTCAGCTCGGTGTAGGTGTTCTTAACCACCGTGTCGTGACGTTCATTACCGACCCGAATCTTCTGATCGTGCTCAACGTTTTCATCCCAATCACGCTGGGCATGAATGTAGATCTGCTCGGCACCTTTCTTGTCTTCAATACGCAGTTCGTTGTACCCGCCACCGCCCGGTGAACTGAGCGTTTTGAACACGCTGCGAGTCTTGTTCGCCGGCAAGGCATACGGCACCGGGTTTTCCTTGTGGTACAGGCAGCCGGTGACGAGCGGTTGATCGGGGTCGCCTTCGAGGAAGGTGACGAGGACTTCCATGCCGATGCGCGGGATGGAGATGGCGCCGTAGCGGTCGCCGGCCCAGGAGCTGGAGACGCGCAGCCAGCAGCTGGTTTTGTCGTCGGCCTGGCCTTCGCGGTCCCAGTGGAACTGGACTTTGATGCGGCCGTATTGGTCGCAGTGGATTTCTTCGCCTTTGGGGCCGGTGACCATGGCGGTCTGGCTGCCGAGCACGCGCGGTTTCGGGTGTTCGAGGGCCGGACGGTAGAACACGTCCCACGGGGTGGCGAGGAAGGTGTTGCGGTAGCCTTGGTGGAAGTCGTCTTTGTTGTCGGTGGTGTCGCTGGTCACGCCTTCTTCGAGGACTTGCGGCTGTTTGCCTTCGTGGAAGAGTTCAGTGAGCAGCCACAGGTCGTTCCACTCGGTGCGCGGGTGGTCGGACATTTCCATGAAGTGGCCGCTGACCAGTTTGGTCTGGTCGCCGCGACCTTCGGCCTGACGGTAGTCGGCGCGGTGGCGTTCGAGGGCGCGCTGGCTGAGGAACTTGCCACGGGCGCGGTCGATGAAACGGCCGGGGTAGTCGTAGTCTTCCAGATCTGGTTCGGCGTCTTTGCTATCGAGAGCGCCTTCGGGTTTGTAGGCCGCTTCCATTTGCAGGCGCGGCTTTTCGAAGTCGTAGTCACGGCGCGTGGTGCGGTTGGTACGGGTTTCCAGACGCAGTCTGAAACCTTTGATCACCGGTTCTTCGGCGACCATGCCGCTGCCTTGCACGTACGCGGTCGGCTGGCCAAGATCGGGGAACACGGTCTGATCATCGCCGAACACCAGCAGGTGTCCTTTTGGGTTGTGCTGGAAGTGGTAGTGAATGCCTTCCTCTTCGCACAGGCGCTGGACGAAATGCAGGTCGGTTTCGTCGTATTGCACGCAGTAGTCGCGATCCGGGCACGGCTGGCTGAGCTGGAAGCTGTAGGCGTTGCCCTTGATGCCGTGTTCTTCGAGGATCAGCGCGATGATTTTCGGCGCCGACATCTGCTGGTAGATGCGCTGGTTGGTGCGGTGATGCAGGTATTGCAGTTGCGGCACCATCGACACTTTGTAGCGGGTCAGGCGCTTGCCGGCATCGCCTTGGGCGACGCGGTAGATCTGGCCGTGGATGCCGGAGCCTTGCGGATCGAACGCCAGAAACGCTTGCTTGTGCAGCAGTTGTTCGAGGTCCAGATCAGGGTTTTCGCTGACCAGTTCGAGGTCGAAACGAAACGGCTGGCTGATGCCTTCGGTGCCGGTGAACGACAGCACTTGCAGGTCGCCGACGTAGTCTTCGACCTTGAGGCTGAAGTGGGTTTCGTTAGCTGGGTTGAACATAAAGTGCTCCCTGTTCGAATGTCATCCGTTACGCCCGAAGTCGCAACCGTTGCAGCCAGGACGAAGTGGCGCCCAAGGCGTCACGCAATTGTTGGGCAGTGATGCCGCGTTCTGCCGGGTTGAAGCTCAGCGCGGTTCGCAGCGCTGGCCAGCCGTGTTTCGGTAAGTTCGCCGGCGCTTGCAGTTCGCGCTCCAGGTGCTCATCGCGCGCCTGAGTCGAGGGCAAGCGGCGGAACGGGTGTTTGCCGCCCGCCAGTTCATAGATCACGCAGGCCACGCCGTACACGTCCGCGCTGGCCGACAACGGTTGGCCCTCAAGCAGTTCGGGGGCGGCGTAGCCCGGGGTCCAGGCGTTGAAGCGTTCGCGGCTCAGGTGCGGCAGGCCGGGCATCACGCCCTCCTCTGCCTGGCCGAGACCGAAGTCAAAGAGGCGCAAGCCGTCTTCGCTGAGCATGACGTTGCTCGGTTTCATGTCACCGTGCAGCACGCCGCGACCGTGGGCGTAGGCCAGCGTGTCGAGCAGCGGCAGGACGATGTCGCGCAGTTCTTGCCACGGCAGGCCGAGGGGCCGCTCGCAGAGCAATTTGTCCAGGGTCAGGCCACGCATGTATTCCATGGTGATGAAGGCCCGCTGGCAATCGGTGTCGACTTCAAAGGTGTGTGCACGCACGACGTTGTCGTGGCGCAGGCGTCGGGTCAGGGCGAACTCGCTGTAGAGCAAGGCACTGGCGTCCGGCGATTCGGCAAATTCTTCGCTGAGGATTTTCAGCGCAATGTAAGGATCGGGATCGCCGAACTGTTCGTGCAGCAGATCCCGCGCCCGGTAAACGGCGCCCATGCCACCGGCCCCGAGCAGACGCTCGAGGTGGTAGCGACCGGCGAGTACATCCGGCAGTGCACCGATGCTGGCCTTGGTCGGCGCCAGCAAAGGTTCTGCCTTGTTCTCCTTGGCGAAGGCGAAGTAGGTCAGGTTGTTGGCCTGTTCTTCGCTCATCAGCAAGTCGTCGACTGAGGATTCGATTTCAGTCATTGGCGGATCACCACGGCTGTCAGGTTGTCGCGCGCGGCGCCACGCAGGGCGCCGTCGAACAACCGTTCCAGCGCCACGTGCGGCGCGCTGAGGCTGAGGGCGCTGCCGAGGGCATCGCTGCTCAGGCCCTGATACAAACCATCGCTGCAGAGCAAAAACGCATCGCCCGGATAGACCTCGAGTTCGAGGACGTCCAGGGTCAGTGTTTCGGCCGCACCAACAGCTCGGGTCAATGCCTGAGCCGCCGGGTGCGCTGCCGCTTGCTCGACGCTCATTTGCTGTTCGTCGATCAATTGCTGCTGCAGCGAATGATCCTTGGACAGCTGATACAGCCGCTGCCCGCGCCACATGTAGCAACGACTGTCGCCGGCCCAGATGCAGGCCGCGCGATTACCTTCCACCAGCAGCGCCACGACGGTGCTGCCCATGATGCTGTCGTGGCGTCCGGCGGTGACCGTCAACTCCTGCCCCAAGCGCCGGTTCAGCCAGTGCAGGCACTGGCGAATGGCTTTGAGGCGTTCGTCGAAGTCCTCGTGTTGCGGCAGTTCAGCCAGGCTGGCGACGATCAACTGGCTGGCGATGTCGCCACCCTGATGACCGCCCATGCCGTCCGCGACCACCCACAGCCCCTGCTGTGGCGAGTCGAGGAAGGCATCTTCGTTGCGCGCCCGCACCTTGCCCGGGTCGGTACGCGCCGCGCTGCGCCAGGCACTGGCCACCAGCATCAGAGCTGCACCGGCATACGGAAGGTGCGCAGTACGCCCATGTCGAACGGGTTCGGCGTGCGCTGGCTGGTCAGCAGGTAGTTAGCGCGCAGGCCACCTACGTCGGCTTTCAGTACCAGCACGTCTCGCCCGCTCAGGTACTCGGTCTGCATCAGGTCGAACAGGCGGAACAGCGACCATGGGCCGGAGTTCTTCTCGATACCAATCGGGCGCCCGGCCATTTTGTCCATGACCAGACTGGTACGACCGTCTTCAGCATCGGTCGGCCATTTGAACGACATTGGCAGGATCGGACCGTGGCGGTACTCCATGGTCTTGTCGCCGAACTTGAACTCGGAACGGCTGACCGCCGGGTCGAGGGTGTACGGCTCCAGTTTGAACTGCACGGTCGGCTCGGCCGGGTTGATCGAGAAGAAGCTCTGACGAATCGTCAGCGCGGCGGCCATCTGGTCCAGATACATTTTCGACACCGGCAGGCTGTGACCATCGACACTGCGCATGCGGTAGTTGCCCGGATCGCCGCTGACGAACGGACGCAGGTAGCTGTCGAAGAAGCGGTCGACGGTACCTTGAGCGCGGAAGAACTCGCGGAAGTCGCTGATCGCTACGTCGCTGGTGCTGCTGGCGCTGAACGGATAACGCTTGCTGATGGTTTTGCCATACACGCTGTACAGCTCGTTCTGATAACGGCCGTTCAGGTATTGGTAAGCATCGTTGAGCACCAGGCGCCACGAGTCTTCGGCCAGCACGTTGAACCACACGCTGAGCGGACGCGGCAGACGGCTGGACGCATTGCGCAGGTTGGTCAGCGCATCACGCTGGCCGCTCATGCGGGTTTTCGCCATTTCGAACGCGGCTTGTTCCGGCGTGCTGGAACGGGCCAGACCGGCGAGTTGCAGTTGCAGGTCGTTGAGCGCGTTCAGTGCAGGCGTCAGGTCCGCCGCCGGGCCGTTGTTGTCATCGAGCAAACGATGCAGCGGTTCGAAGCGACGTTGCAGCGACTTCTTCGCGGTGTCCGGCAGGGTCTTCGCCACGTTCAGGGCCGAAGCCTTGTCCGCGACAGCCGAGGCCAGTTTACCGACTTTACCCAGTTTGCCTTTCTGCCCGGCCAGCGCATCAGCAGCGTCGCCAGCTTCTTCGACAGGATCTGCAGCGGCCTGGAAGCGTGTGTTCTCACGCACTTCAGTGAGCAAGGCCAGCACCGGCGAGTTGGCCGAAGTCAGGCCCGCCAGTTGTTCGGCGCCTTCACCGGCGTCGCTGATTGGCGGCAGGGCAACCTGGCCAACGGCTTCGCTCCAGTAATTGGCGTAGTCGCGGAAATACAACTGCTCCAGCTCGACCATCAGACGGCGCAAGTCCATGTCGCTGATGCCGGCGCCTTCGCCGAGTACCCAGTTGTCACGCAGGATGTCGGTGACCAGCGCCGAACCCTGCACCGAGAAATACTGCTGATAACCGGTTTGCGTGTAGAAACCCGGGATCACGTATTCGGTGCCGATAAACAGCGAGCCTTGTGGACCGAGGTGTTGGCTGAAGCGGTAGTCCGGCAGATTACGCGCCTGCTCGCGGAGCATGCGGTAAACCACGGTAGCCAGCGATTCGCTGCGCAAGACCTGACGCGCCTGAGTGACCAATTGGTCGTTCAGCGGGTAGATAAACGGCTGCTTCAGCAAACGCTCAAGATGCGCATTCAGACCGTTCTGCACCGCGGTATTACCGGTGTAGCGCGTCGACCAGTCAGTGCCGACCCAGTCCTTCAGCCACGCGGCATCGCGACGGTCTTTCATGTTCAGCATCAGGTACGCGCGCAGGCTGTTGAGCAGGCGGTCGCGGTCCTTCATGTTGGCGCGGATCTGCCCTTCGAGCATGGTTGCAACCCGTGGCAGCAGTTGCTTTTCAAGCTCGCGCTCGTAAGCCTCTTTGACCACTGGATTGACGTCTTCACCCTGATACAGACCGCCACGTTCGTGGTACGAAACGTCGCCCTTCTTCGGGAACACCTGTGTCGCAGCGTAGCTGGTATCGAGGGTTTTCAGCACGCCCATGGCGTCATCACGCGGCGACAATGCCGTGCGTTGCTGCGTCCAGTTCTGCGCCAGATTGCGCAAGTTTTCCAGACGCTCGTAGTTGGCCGAGAAACCGCCCGCCCATAGCATGCCGAACAGTGCCAGTGCCGCCAGTGCGCCGACGTACAACGCACGTTGACCCCAATGAATACGGCTGCGCTCGCGCTTGTCCAGACCGGCCAGATCGGACTCAGGGAAAATCACTTGGCTGAACAAGTGATGAATGAACCGCGAACGGCCGCTGCGCAGGGTCGGCAGCACGCCGGCGCTCATGCCGAGACTGGCGCCGATGCCGGCGGTGGTCGCATCCATCTCTTGGGTCAGGTGCGGCGCACTGGTCAGGTAGAAACCGCGCAGTTGCGTGGCACGCTGATAACGGTTGCCGGTGAACGCCATGTCGACGAACAGGCACAGGCGCTCGCCGATCTGCCCCAGTTGATGCGGGAAGTCGAGGATGCGGCCACGGCGCTGAGTGTCGCGCTCGGAGTGCATGCGCATGATCACTTGGCTGTTGAGGCGACGCAGCAGTTCTTCGAACTCGTTGCGCAACACAGCGACGTCGGTGCCGACCTGATCCTTGCGGAAACTGGTGCCGAGTACCTGATCGCTTTCTTCGCGGGTCAGTTGATCGAAAAACTCGTCGAAGCCGAGCAGCTTGTCAGCCTTGCTCAGGACCAGATAGACCGGCACGTCGACGTGCAGTTTCTGATGCACGTCTTGCAGACGGCCGCGAATCTGGCGCGCGAGGGTGTCGATGTCCTGCTCACTGCCACCGAGCAGGGTTTCCACCGGAATGGTCACCAGCACGCCGTTCAACGGACGCCCGCGACGACGCTTGCGCAACAGCTCCAGCAACGTCGTCCAGGCACCGCCGTCGACTTCCACATCCGGTTGCGTGGTGTAACGCCCGGCGGTGTCGATCAGCACACCGTGGTCGGCGAAGTACCAGTCGCAATGACGAGTGCCGAGGGTGTCGCGGGTCAGCTTGCGGTCGATCTTGTTGATCGGGAATTCCAGACCGGAAAAGTCCAGCAGGCTGGTCTTGCCGGAAGCCTGCGGACCGATCAGCAGATACCACGGCAAGTCACTGCGCCAGCGCTCGCTGCGGCCGCGATACAGGCTGGAAGTCTTCAGGGTTTTCAGCGCGTCTTTGAAGCGCGCTTTCAACTCCTTCTGTTCTTCGTCGATCAGCTCTTCGCGGCGAATGCGATCCTGGCCGTCCTCGCTTTCTTCCTCGGCTTTCTTGCGGATACCCGCGCGCCAGCTGACGAAGACCATGGTCAGGCCCCAGATCAGGAACAGCACAGCGATGGTCAGCAAGCGAGAGGTCGAGCTCTCCCAGAACTTGTAATCATCAACCGCCAACAACGGGCCGACGAACCACACCAGCAGCGCCACGAACAGCACCAGCAGTAAGGTCCAGACCCAGGTCTGGCGCAGGAAGGCGCCGACTTTCTTGAAAAACTTTTTCATCACACGTCCCTGTTTACGGCTGCGACTGCGGTTGAACCGCGGCTGGATCAAGCGGCTGATAAGGTTGCAGAACGGTGTCGCGCTGCTCGCCCAAGACCCAGGCGAAGCCCGAATACATCACCACCAGACAGACGAAAGTGAACAACACCACCATCCACGCCGGCACGATGCGCACCAGGTTGCGACGCTGATCGTTCAAGCCTTCCCAGTGCGGCGACAACTCGCGCGGCACGTCGCCACGCAACTGACGAATCTGCCGATACAG
This region of Pseudomonas sp. R84 genomic DNA includes:
- a CDS encoding lysozyme inhibitor LprI family protein, with translation MQIFRFSLIFLLSILSPVVMAEGTMIATILQADFSKDPEVRLLVRVVDVGGGSDTPSMAVRNQCLERKASAERPGPDPCFSIEITESNKQRAIVRQTLLNDPQRTTDPIYLEIVYRSEVSESDPTNHHQRSATLKIEENGLYNWNNESEQALADVEWFPSGNGVLDLMVPDADALLNSVYRDRMNRLDESGQKALRETQRAWMKFRDAECQADPKLHKSVFGEWSDACLIRATIERARQLALAPDKSRR
- a CDS encoding peptidoglycan-binding protein; amino-acid sequence: MIYGNFDLRRGDHDGKPEQNKPPRWAGNDNPVLSVVTAETAAAFLGTSAALGVSEHVRKLQEDLITLGFSIVGTPDGGFGSHTEWAVREFQIYASMAQVAKVREEKKGQLLLDSAGSPVKVNNMDVYFDSSASIVAKAGKSATVTGETVGPVSYYVDSLQSVANSSIYAGPISGVVNELTRAAIEYWLSHDYRCPVVVEAWNNTAAGVRTDLASNGCNLWAHNSLASNAPRVFFRDFTSYYDYPDTHSRLEYQTLGYYEPGGFGGPNTAKKHSWSPEAEMSILNLYDSAYNAAEANSAKISTYRTMRVVAEAECYGRFDVLNAWDNALMSAGPCHWTMGVFSTTNSAYAPGELPGLIAYVKNLNPEVFNKAFGKFGLDTVLQWGEAGLYFPGVRTYNTWIKLSTETDFEALPTTKEGANYMKTWHWHYRFSMAGRTIGAYRKAMWKLTKLRLSKILDREVKFRVSGHEVVSTLGAVFTSEKSVAILLRWHVYRPAFVVTNASLVVPAIQFVIDSNSQVNWALPVASWGDTHETLLTNEIQRRLAALNDSITNAIQYGTNLPQGAVRPGRNSFIMDV
- a CDS encoding PP2C family serine/threonine-protein phosphatase codes for the protein MLVASAWRSAARTDPGKVRARNEDAFLDSPQQGLWVVADGMGGHQGGDIASQLIVASLAELPQHEDFDERLKAIRQCLHWLNRRLGQELTVTAGRHDSIMGSTVVALLVEGNRAACIWAGDSRCYMWRGQRLYQLSKDHSLQQQLIDEQQMSVEQAAAHPAAQALTRAVGAAETLTLDVLELEVYPGDAFLLCSDGLYQGLSSDALGSALSLSAPHVALERLFDGALRGAARDNLTAVVIRQ
- a CDS encoding DUF6124 family protein — encoded protein: MNPSPLPVPAEESLDTATLDREAADRAFAHYFPPTHDKPSKRRKGRLFTISTGIDPEALLANASEDMLSISAIAAKLADDVEGSNRSVALALSRIADGAQLMVERALDHLEELIAARQEAIT
- a CDS encoding serine/threonine-protein kinase translates to MTEIESSVDDLLMSEEQANNLTYFAFAKENKAEPLLAPTKASIGALPDVLAGRYHLERLLGAGGMGAVYRARDLLHEQFGDPDPYIALKILSEEFAESPDASALLYSEFALTRRLRHDNVVRAHTFEVDTDCQRAFITMEYMRGLTLDKLLCERPLGLPWQELRDIVLPLLDTLAYAHGRGVLHGDMKPSNVMLSEDGLRLFDFGLGQAEEGVMPGLPHLSRERFNAWTPGYAAPELLEGQPLSASADVYGVACVIYELAGGKHPFRRLPSTQARDEHLERELQAPANLPKHGWPALRTALSFNPAERGITAQQLRDALGATSSWLQRLRLRA
- a CDS encoding peptidoglycan-binding domain-containing protein gives rise to the protein MDQALLNAPASPPPASEKKSFRIQMKRPYDKKGIAGQPYMLEVDGVTYKGTTSAEGFVDQPVPPDAKKGKLTFYPFGAEAQPWVWELDLKAQSEASDVKGLQSRLKNLGFYDGKIDGENGPKTKHATRCFHRSCELADKDYLSSSDIKRLEEQHIA